TGATTGTATCAACCAACCAGAAACAGACTTAACAGATTTAGTAGAGGGATCCAAATTGAATGAAGTGAAAACTCTGCCAAGGACAAACACAGAAACTCTATTGAAGTTGATTTGATCTCACAACACTTCATGCCTTTATAGGTTCTCTGATAGATAATTCACAAATTTATTGTTGTCATAAAACAGTAATTTCCTCTATCCAATAATGGATTTGGACCAAGTTAGTTGAGATATAGGTAAAGCTTCAATGGGGAGAGATATACAGAGATGGGTGGGTCTTTCTGATCACACACAGAGGTCAAACTCCATTACTCCTCTGTTACATTGTCATAGCATCGTTGACACAAAACCGTGAACTTATAAACACACATATCCaattaaccaaaacaagagTTATTGTGATCCTTGTGATTCCATAACAAAACATCGTTTCTGGTTATGAGTTTCACACCCTACTGGCCTCTCGTTTGTTATGTACGATGATGGATTGTATTCACTTTTTTACAGTAATGAAAACCACGTGATAGatgtaaacaaatttaattttatccTTCCATACTAAATtctaccaacaaaaaatataatcctTTTATCGTCCTAAATTTAAGGGGGAAAAAGTAACAAACATAACATGCCAAAATAGTTAAGTCGGTAATTGAAAGTGATGGATTCTTCCATTTTCATGCACTAGATGAACCcacaattatataattatacgTTTGTAGAtcccaaaaaaagaatgatatgtTATGCTTAAAATATGAGTTAGGTTAGGTAACATTtatcttcaatcttcttaaaagaaagcagaaacaaaagagaaaaaaaaaaaaaaaagtaaagccTCGATTGACCtttaataattacaaaaacatgaacatactagattttaacttgcggtacaccgcggaaacaatttatttttttaagttagtatatataaaagtttgcaaattgtatttatctttaaaatatttttattttatagtttacaattgttattaagtaacgtcctgccaaactcGTCCCGCCAatccgtcccgtaaaaaactcatttattttattaatgttgatcttatttatgatatgtttatgaattattgtctaaatattttgtaattttgtagtacttaaatgctatcaaatatctctccggtttgatgattataatcgaattgttatagtcatggaaaaaaacaatatcaaaaatgataattttgtagtaattaaatgatattaaatattttggaagttttattttagtaactaatcgtgtagttaatgtggagagatttagggaagattgttaagtgtcaaatatttaattcgaaaatttttttttctaattaacaaaaacaaacattaaaatctagtgactaaataagtctcaactacatgatttatttcacaaaatagctgcaaaaatgtatatgtagatattgAAGTAAATTATATGAGCAGGTTATTTCGACAAATGATTAAGAAAAACCCCATTATTTGCGCGATAATAAGGGAGGAAATTAAGTTGACTCACATGCTGATTTGTCTTTGTTAGGTAGATGATTTACGTCTGATAAGTAATATAATTAAATCGAAGTAGGTTTAGCTGCAAATAGGATTTCATATTCCTCAAAATTGTGAcacatgtttatttttagaGACAATACTAACAAGATTTGtggtgtgttttgtttttgcggGGTTTCATGTTTATTAAAGACAGACTGTTCTATATGTGGAAATTGAAGACTTTTGGCATATAGTTTACACAAATTTGAAACCAGCTATTGACAATAAGCAAGATGGCCGCACACGTATACTTGAAACTTTCTTGTTAACGCGTATACTATTTCACTTCTAATAGTAAGACGATAGAATCTCGAACATtaccaaacaaatataatatatttcagACTATAgatattcactttttttatatggttagaagaaaatatgagATTGGGAATTGTACGTTGAAAGGGTTAATTCAAATAGAGGAGTTACTATCATCACTCAAAGTGTAACAATATAATAGATTCAAAGTTACATTCATATGTAGCATCAAGTCATCTATCTTGGCTTCATAGGTTTTGTGAGGAACTGAGGATGAAAGAAATTCCTCTCACTTGTAAGAGTTGTCTTAACTCTCATATGTCCTTATCTTTGGCTCATTCTTTTGGAAGAGTATGGGTGTTCTATGTTCACTCTATTCTATGTCTATCTTGGTTACCTCCTTATGTTTAACCagatattatattaaaaagattgCTCGAGTAAATTAACGTGATAGAAAAGAAACGAATTAGttagttatatatagattacAAAATTCACAACTTCTCAgttattctaaaaaaaaaaaaaaaaagagataactAAATCAATGTcaattataatttgaaaatcattAGTAGTTGCATTATGCATTTTACACGCGCAAACGcaaataaattgtaaatacACACAACCACTTTGCGTATCAGAAGTTGCCAAAGAAAGAGACTCACAATTGACTAATCCAAGTACTCAAACAAATTAGTCTCACAAGAcaagaaatgaaaagtttATACGTTAATGTCGGCTCACGAAAACtcccaaacaaaataaaaacaaacacagaaaaaaatttcatataaaaaaatgttcacAACAGCCACAACGCCAAGTGTGTTAACCTCATTACGCATTTGTCCCATTGATATAGCCACAACTCGTGACTCtcaatatctcttttttttttcacataaaatatcttaaaatgttcataaaacaaattgaGTGGCACATAAAATCCACCTCATCTTTCTACACGCCTACAACATCTTGTGGTCTGTGGACATAACTCAGCACATGTAATTGAAAACACCATCACTATCCCCATCttcttttatatgtttttttcaccttatattatataaacaaatatatccATTTCAATTTCATAATCCCATTCACtttatagataaaatataaatatcgaCCAATCCAACCAGATATCATAAATTGCGTCAACGCTCAACAGACATTCactaaaatcttcataaaaattattttgcacCACCACAAATCAGTAACAAGCATTCTTTACATGTTACtgaaaaaacttcaaaatattatagtaaTGATAATAGAAAATTAACATTCCTCTATGTAATTAAAACTCGGCGATAAGATAGTAATAATCATACTATTTGATAAGTCCATAACCACCGGTCTAATCAGCGATAGCCCAGTTCATGTCGTTCTCAAATATCCAGTGACAAACTTCGATCCGACCCGGTTTTGACCCGAGAGCTAAGAAAGCTCCATGACTCGGACCCCATGATGACGTGTCCATGTGACAGATGGCAATCCCGTggttaatcttcttcttactaTTCAACTCTAGAAGATCAGCTTCGTATACCCGAACCTTTGGTACGGAGTGGCAGTAATACAATAGATACGGGTACAAACTCTGATGACACGACACAGCTTTCGTTAATTTCCCACCGTTGATTCCGTTGACTTTCCCGATCACTACCTTTTCCTTTGACCCGGCTACGTTCTCCGTTGTTCTAAGCACCACGCTACGACCTAACACCGACGTCGCGAAATCGATCATATCCTCCGCTGATCCTACGCACCGTTTCGTCTCTCCGACGCTCGGTGGCCTCTCGCACTCCGTCACTGCGTCGGTGATTATACCTCCCATCGTCGAATTCTCAACGGCGTGGAAGATTCTCTTAATCTCACCGAGTTTAGAAGTAGAGAAGGGTAGTTTCGTAATTATACTCCGGGGTAAAAACGACCTTTTAGGCATTTTATCTTTAATATCAGGCATAGGAATCACTGTACCTTCTTTAAGCGACGATTCTCTAAAGAATTTACCCGGTTCGATCCATTTATTTACGGTTTTGCCATCGCCGACGGTGTTCGCGGTGGTTGTTGAAACGTTGTATTTAGCAAAAGCGACGCCCTTTTTGGCGTAGTCCTTGAAAGTAGAGTTTGGTGTATAGGTTTTGAAGCTGAGTTTGCTTCCTTCAGCTCCTTTGCCATAACCGGTGAAAGTTTCTGAACCGGGATTGAAAGATTGACCGTAATTTACGAAATTAACCTTCTCCGAATTCGAATCTTTCGCATAGGATGAGAACGAATCGTCTCCGACGTTGGCCTTGTCTCTGTAATTCGCGAAGGTATCCACGGCGGCGTTACCGGAAGCACCGTAGTTATTAAAATTGTTCTGAGGTACATTACCGTCGCTTCCGTAGCTTGTGAAGGTATCGTTCGCCGCGTTTCCACTCTCGCCGTAGTTAGAGAAACCGGAGCCGATTACATTGGAGGAGACGCCGTAAGAAGTGAACTCGTTAGGAACTCCGTTTCCGTTTTTGCCGTAGCTTGTGAATGATTGACCGTTACCGGCGTTAGCTTCGTGTGTGTAGGTTTTGAATGTTTGAGATCGACCGTTACCTCCGTCGGAATACGCCGTGAATCGACTCGTTGGATTGTTCACGTTGTTTTGGTAGTTAGTGAAATCTCCGGCGCCGCCGGTTCCGAATGTTCCGTATGAATTGAATCCTTCCTCTACCACGTTACTGTTTTCACCGTAGACAGTGAATTTATCGTCGTGACCCGCCGCGTTACGGCTGTATCTCCGGAACGAATCGGTTACGACATTACCGTCTTTCGAGTAGTTTTTGAACGAATCTGCTCCTCCGGCACGAGCATTGCCGTAGTTAGTGAAGTTCTTCTGGTCATAAACGGAGAATTTAACGTCGTCGTCGTGTTTCTCGAGACTCGCTCCTAAATCAGGAAAACAGAAGAGATTCGCGGCGGAGCAGAAATCGGGAAAACGAGTCGGCAGCGAGTTCGCGGCGGCGAGTTTTGAGAAAGTTGCTGAGTCTACGGCGTTGAGTGGTGAAGCTTTTGAGATTAAAAACTCCGATCTGGGAGATTGGCCACGAATCTCTTTGTTCCAGTAACGAACTAGAGATGCTTTTGGAGTAAATGGATTCTCCTCCGCTGAGAAACCGCCGCCGAATGTTCTTCCTCCGACGATAACTACCTACATTGccaacaaaatccaaattcattcaacaacaacaaaatctagTAACCGcaaattcaaaaattcacTAGATAATAATCAATAgtaaaagagattgaagaataTGCTTTAcattgaagaggaagaaggagaaggattggagaagaagaaactgtttgagcatttttgttcttcttctagtgtctacagagagagaagagcagagaagaagagattggtGGGCTTGTTTGGGTTTGAGAGCGGATTGTGTTATATATTTgtggtaatatatatagaagccAAAAAAACTTACACAATTATGTTTTCTCCATAACTAAACCCTAcacaattaaatttaaatctatttatagacttttaatttttaatttatttataatttatgtataGTTGGTAACGTATAATTTTGTGAATAATTTAAGAGGAGCgtattcaatttattattttaagtgatttgtgtaaatttataaatcttatgttattcattataaattttaaaaattctaatgAAATCTAGTGTTGTTGAACTAAAAAATATACCTTAAATTTCACTGTTATTGGAAACAGTTTATGAATTTGatgtttattaatattgaaagatttgaaaaaaaaaatcacttaaaaatacagaaatccaaattatatggttttagatgaaatttgaaaagattttacaataaatcacATCAACTTTcctaaaatcatcaaaatcatataactAAAACTCATCATTCAAAATGTAAGGTCTAATACATCTCCTAAAATGAATGATGATGTTTAGATTtggtattaattttttttaattagaaaaggATAATGAATGAGAAATAAAGTAGGgactaaaaaaatgaaaaagagtgGAGTGAAAATAGGGACAGCAAAAAGAGAGTGACAAGAgtagagtttttatttttagaagaagaagcaggaaaaaaacaaattgaagtGGGACTTTTTAAGCAATATCCGGTTTGGTAACGCGTTTTCGAAACcggtttttttgtttctgatcaATATCTAATTTAACGGTTAtttaaagtttgtttcttcttttaaccgtttaaaaacaaaaagagcaaTGAAAGCTGTATCTATTTTAGGAGATTTTTCTTTAGTgtatagaagaaaacaaaatttaatggTAAATGTTCAAGAAGAgacttaaattttattttattttggcttTTAGTTTAAATGTTTCAACTTTCCAACACCATTTGTTAAATAGCAACTATACTATATAGGGAACTGAAATCACATTAGAAAATGACAAATGATTTATCAACTATTTTCTGCGATTCTGCATTTCAGAGTTAATTACTATTGTTGAtggtatattatatatcattttgtcTAACGACTCAAAACTGGTCCATTTATCCTACTTTGATATTGGTAAACACAAATGATGTATTATACTTTGGATTTTATAGGCTATTAAGTTAGCTATAtgtatcttttattttataaatgattattaagataataaattatgtttaatttaaataagttTAAGATATTAGTATTGAAAAACgtctataaaatattatgcATTCCACACGGTCTCGAACCAATACCATCACATAGCCCTCTTGTGTCATGCTTGGCTTTTTACTTATGGACTATTTTAAATTGGATGGTTTGGTAGTTGTAATACCAAATAATTTCAATGCTATAACCATAGCTAAAC
This sequence is a window from Arabidopsis thaliana chromosome 1 sequence. Protein-coding genes within it:
- the PG2 gene encoding polygalacturonase 2 (polygalacturonase 2 (PG2); FUNCTIONS IN: polygalacturonase activity; INVOLVED IN: biological_process unknown; LOCATED IN: endomembrane system; EXPRESSED IN: 23 plant structures; EXPRESSED DURING: 13 growth stages; CONTAINS InterPro DOMAIN/s: BURP (InterPro:IPR004873); BEST Arabidopsis thaliana protein match is: BURP domain-containing protein (TAIR:AT1G23760.1); Has 2933 Blast hits to 2085 proteins in 370 species: Archae - 9; Bacteria - 765; Metazoa - 357; Fungi - 320; Plants - 613; Viruses - 5; Other Eukaryotes - 864 (source: NCBI BLink).) → MLKQFLLLQSFSFFLFNVVIVGGRTFGGGFSAEENPFTPKASLVRYWNKEIRGQSPRSEFLISKASPLNAVDSATFSKLAAANSLPTRFPDFCSAANLFCFPDLGASLEKHDDDVKFSVYDQKNFTNYGNARAGGADSFKNYSKDGNVVTDSFRRYSRNAAGHDDKFTVYGENSNVVEEGFNSYGTFGTGGAGDFTNYQNNVNNPTSRFTAYSDGGNGRSQTFKTYTHEANAGNGQSFTSYGKNGNGVPNEFTSYGVSSNVIGSGFSNYGESGNAANDTFTSYGSDGNVPQNNFNNYGASGNAAVDTFANYRDKANVGDDSFSSYAKDSNSEKVNFVNYGQSFNPGSETFTGYGKGAEGSKLSFKTYTPNSTFKDYAKKGVAFAKYNVSTTTANTVGDGKTVNKWIEPGKFFRESSLKEGTVIPMPDIKDKMPKRSFLPRSIITKLPFSTSKLGEIKRIFHAVENSTMGGIITDAVTECERPPSVGETKRCVGSAEDMIDFATSVLGRSVVLRTTENVAGSKEKVVIGKVNGINGGKLTKAVSCHQSLYPYLLYYCHSVPKVRVYEADLLELNSKKKINHGIAICHMDTSSWGPSHGAFLALGSKPGRIEVCHWIFENDMNWAIAD